One Massilia sp. 9096 genomic window carries:
- a CDS encoding pyridoxal phosphate-dependent aminotransferase: protein MQAIHPNPAQAARALQAAQRVDAIEPFRVMEMVKAAAAMRADGIDVISMSVGEPDFTAPDMVAQAAMDAIKSGATQYTESLGLSALREAIAGHYRACGLDIDPRRIIVTAGASAGLLLACAALVSEGDQVLMPDPCYPCNRHFVTAFGGKPILLPSGADERYQLTAAMADAAWGERTRGVLVASPSNPTGTSMTPQQTRDLLAAVRARGGFAIVDEIYQGLSYDEKPVSALSFGDDVITVNSFSKYFNMTGWRLGWLVVPDSLVPTFEKLAQNLFICAPTIAQYAALACFKPEAIAIFEARRLEFQRRRDFLVPALRELGFSIPVTPDGAFYVYADIAGLNHPLASDSSAFGMAVLKDAHVAIVPGDDFGFAAPERHVRFSYATQYERIEQAVERLGRILR, encoded by the coding sequence ATGCAAGCCATCCACCCAAACCCGGCCCAGGCCGCGCGCGCCCTCCAGGCGGCGCAGCGCGTCGACGCCATCGAACCGTTCCGCGTCATGGAAATGGTGAAGGCCGCCGCCGCCATGCGCGCCGACGGCATCGACGTGATCAGCATGAGCGTCGGCGAACCCGACTTCACCGCCCCCGACATGGTCGCCCAGGCCGCGATGGACGCGATCAAGAGCGGCGCGACCCAGTACACCGAGTCGCTCGGCTTGAGCGCCCTGCGCGAGGCGATCGCGGGCCACTACCGCGCCTGCGGCCTGGACATCGATCCGCGCCGCATCATCGTCACCGCCGGTGCCTCGGCCGGGCTGCTGCTGGCCTGCGCCGCGCTGGTCTCGGAAGGCGACCAGGTCCTGATGCCGGATCCATGCTACCCGTGCAACCGCCATTTCGTGACGGCCTTCGGCGGCAAGCCGATCCTGCTGCCCTCGGGCGCCGACGAACGCTACCAGCTGACCGCAGCGATGGCGGACGCGGCCTGGGGCGAGCGCACGCGCGGCGTGCTGGTGGCGTCGCCGTCGAACCCGACCGGCACCTCGATGACGCCGCAGCAGACCCGGGATCTGCTCGCGGCCGTGCGCGCGCGCGGCGGTTTCGCCATCGTCGACGAGATCTACCAGGGCCTGTCGTATGACGAAAAACCGGTCAGCGCCTTGTCGTTCGGCGACGACGTCATCACCGTCAACAGTTTTTCCAAGTACTTCAACATGACCGGCTGGCGCCTGGGCTGGCTGGTGGTGCCGGACAGCCTGGTGCCGACCTTCGAGAAGCTGGCGCAGAACCTGTTCATCTGCGCGCCGACCATCGCCCAATACGCGGCGCTGGCCTGCTTCAAGCCGGAAGCGATCGCGATCTTCGAGGCGCGCCGCCTGGAGTTCCAGCGCCGCCGCGACTTCCTGGTGCCGGCGCTGCGCGAACTGGGCTTTTCGATTCCGGTGACGCCGGACGGCGCCTTTTACGTGTACGCAGACATCGCCGGGCTGAACCACCCGCTGGCATCGGACAGCAGCGCCTTCGGCATGGCGGTCCTGAAGGACGCGCACGTGGCGATCGTGCCCGGCGACGACTTCGGCTTCGCCGCGCCGGAGCGCCATGTGCGCTTTTCCTACGCTACCCAGTACGAGCGCATCGAGCAGGCGGTCGAGCGCCTGGGCCGTATCCTCCGATAG
- a CDS encoding bifunctional diguanylate cyclase/phosphodiesterase, with protein MRRPFSMLPPLPQSLLPRSLAGRIYAVFSLAMLIFMGTGLGLFYQYQFLQHIEETQDTAMTLVEVATQTIEDSVVIGDYDTVQRTLNKMLFQSPFKRAEFLDVSGGVIRVQAPAVTRAPAPDWLVGMIAAQLYDVNRVANVGGKDYGVVRLSFDERKLAAQIWTLIVETASLAAVVSIVALALMRVLLKRWLANLGRLRSFEDDVAAGRIHAEADLHLDAPTEIQEAIRAVNRSAASLRVQYGQRIDSLMNSLVQHKSALDQAAIVCELDADGRIVAVNDLFVDNSGFERAQLLGLALSEICMPATGIAPWVPGAEVWNGEIAIAGRGGLRQWYRTIVPIFDAGGAVERYICIDIDISERKEFERAIVENARRQTLIADLGRKALAANDLDELLQDAVHTAARGLGTTCAALFEVRGHQLLLRAGAGRLAQARGLQLVCPAQPLDGDGAPLRAWFRPLGALHGLDAGLDTGIVCEDRVFGVIGVYADGARAFGEDDVNFLTRIAHILATAVERQDARDRLTWLAQYDSLTNLPNRRRLSTSLEEAIGRAAQSGQRTAVMFVDLDRFKNVNDMLGHGVGDQLLVQAAKRLEACAGPADVVARLGGDEFALVLPSVVGNADAASVAERVVEALAQPFYLEGQPLFVSASVGIATYPEDGGDAETLLKNADTAMYGAKNNGRNNYQFYAAAMHESTAQRLQLESQLRQALERGEFLLHYQPKLDLAAGSISGFEALLRWNHPQRGLVPPLEFIPILEETGLIIQVGEWVIEEVCRQLREWEAQGMALAPMAINLSARQLQQDDLVGAVERIVRAAGIDPTLLEFELTESMLMTNPEAAVETLSRIKALGMRLSVDDFGTGYSSLAYLKRFPLDALKIDRTFVRDLPGDSDDAAITKAVILLAHSLNLKVVAEGVENVEQIRELEKYDCDEIQGYYIGRPVPGADCARLLAREQVQPA; from the coding sequence ATGCGACGCCCGTTTTCCATGCTGCCGCCCTTGCCGCAATCGCTGCTGCCACGCTCGCTGGCCGGGCGCATCTACGCCGTCTTCAGCCTGGCCATGCTGATCTTCATGGGCACCGGCCTGGGCCTGTTCTACCAATACCAGTTCCTGCAGCACATCGAGGAGACCCAGGACACCGCCATGACCCTGGTCGAGGTGGCGACCCAGACCATCGAGGACAGCGTCGTGATCGGCGACTACGACACCGTCCAGCGCACGCTCAACAAGATGCTGTTCCAGTCGCCGTTCAAGCGCGCCGAATTCCTCGACGTGAGCGGCGGCGTGATCCGGGTGCAGGCGCCCGCGGTCACGCGCGCGCCCGCGCCCGACTGGCTGGTGGGGATGATCGCCGCGCAGCTGTATGACGTCAACCGGGTCGCCAACGTCGGCGGCAAGGACTACGGCGTGGTGCGCCTGTCGTTCGACGAGCGCAAGCTGGCCGCGCAGATCTGGACGCTGATCGTGGAAACCGCCAGCCTGGCGGCGGTCGTGTCCATCGTCGCGCTGGCCCTGATGCGCGTGCTGCTCAAGCGCTGGCTGGCCAACCTCGGCCGCCTGCGCTCGTTCGAAGACGACGTCGCCGCCGGCCGCATCCACGCCGAGGCCGACCTGCACCTGGACGCCCCCACCGAGATCCAGGAAGCGATCCGCGCGGTCAATCGCAGCGCCGCCAGCCTGCGCGTGCAGTACGGCCAGCGCATCGACTCGCTGATGAACTCCCTCGTGCAGCACAAGAGCGCGCTCGACCAGGCCGCGATCGTGTGCGAGCTCGACGCGGATGGACGCATCGTCGCCGTCAACGACCTGTTCGTCGACAACAGCGGCTTCGAGCGCGCCCAGCTGCTCGGCCTGGCCTTGAGCGAGATCTGCATGCCGGCCACCGGCATCGCACCCTGGGTCCCGGGCGCCGAGGTGTGGAACGGCGAGATCGCGATCGCCGGCCGGGGCGGGCTGCGCCAGTGGTACCGCACCATCGTGCCGATCTTCGACGCCGGCGGCGCCGTCGAGCGCTACATCTGCATCGACATCGACATCAGCGAACGCAAGGAATTCGAGCGCGCGATCGTCGAGAACGCCCGGCGCCAGACCCTGATCGCCGACCTCGGACGCAAGGCGCTGGCCGCCAACGATCTCGACGAACTGCTGCAGGACGCCGTGCATACCGCCGCGCGCGGGCTGGGCACGACGTGCGCGGCGTTGTTCGAAGTGCGCGGCCACCAGCTGCTGCTGCGGGCCGGCGCCGGCCGCCTGGCCCAGGCCCGGGGCCTGCAACTGGTCTGCCCGGCGCAACCGCTGGACGGCGACGGCGCCCCCTTGCGCGCATGGTTCCGGCCGCTGGGCGCGCTGCACGGCCTGGACGCCGGGCTGGACACCGGCATCGTCTGCGAAGATCGTGTGTTCGGCGTGATCGGCGTGTATGCCGACGGCGCGCGCGCGTTCGGCGAGGACGACGTCAACTTCCTGACCAGGATCGCGCACATCCTGGCCACCGCGGTCGAGCGCCAGGACGCCAGGGACCGCCTGACCTGGCTGGCCCAGTACGACTCGCTGACCAACCTGCCGAACCGGCGCAGGCTGTCCACCAGCCTGGAAGAGGCCATCGGGCGCGCGGCGCAAAGCGGCCAGCGCACGGCGGTGATGTTCGTCGACCTGGACCGCTTCAAGAACGTCAACGACATGCTCGGCCACGGCGTCGGCGACCAGCTGCTGGTGCAGGCCGCCAAGCGCCTCGAGGCCTGCGCCGGACCCGCCGACGTGGTGGCGCGCCTGGGCGGCGACGAGTTCGCGCTGGTGCTGCCGTCCGTGGTCGGGAACGCGGATGCGGCCAGCGTCGCCGAACGCGTGGTCGAGGCGCTGGCCCAGCCCTTCTACCTCGAAGGCCAGCCGCTGTTCGTCTCGGCCAGCGTCGGCATCGCCACCTATCCGGAAGACGGGGGCGACGCCGAAACCCTGCTCAAGAACGCCGACACCGCGATGTACGGCGCCAAGAACAACGGCCGCAACAACTACCAGTTCTACGCCGCGGCGATGCACGAGAGCACCGCCCAGCGCCTGCAGCTCGAATCGCAGCTGCGCCAGGCGCTCGAGCGCGGCGAATTCCTGCTGCACTACCAGCCCAAGCTCGACCTGGCCGCTGGCAGCATCAGCGGTTTCGAGGCGCTGCTGCGCTGGAACCACCCGCAGCGCGGGCTGGTGCCGCCGCTCGAGTTCATCCCGATCCTGGAAGAGACCGGCCTGATCATCCAGGTCGGCGAATGGGTGATCGAAGAGGTGTGCCGCCAGTTGCGCGAGTGGGAAGCGCAAGGCATGGCGCTGGCGCCGATGGCGATCAACCTGTCGGCGCGCCAGCTGCAGCAGGACGACCTGGTCGGCGCGGTCGAACGCATCGTGCGCGCCGCCGGCATCGACCCGACGCTGCTCGAGTTCGAGCTGACCGAGTCGATGCTGATGACGAACCCGGAAGCCGCGGTCGAGACGCTGTCGCGCATCAAGGCGCTCGGCATGCGCTTGTCGGTCGACGACTTCGGCACCGGCTACTCCAGCCTGGCCTACCTGAAGCGCTTCCCGCTGGACGCCTTGAAGATCGATCGCACCTTCGTGCGCGACCTGCCGGGCGACAGCGACGACGCGGCGATCACCAAGGCCGTGATCCTCCTGGCGCACAGCCTGAACCTGAAAGTGGTGGCCGAAGGCGTCGAGAACGTCGAGCAGATCCGCGAGCTGGAAAAATACGACTGCGACGAGATCCAGGGCTACTACATCGGCCGCCCGGTTCCCGGCGCCGACTGCGCCCGGCTGCTGGCGCGCGAGCAGGTGCAGCCGGCGTGA
- a CDS encoding ATPase domain-containing protein, with product MTDKVRLGRLSTGVPGLDVLLGGGLTEFAFTLIAGAPGSGKTTLAHHIMFSLASQERRALFFTVLGEPPLKMLRYQQQFAFFDMDKVGSAVRYVNLADDLRAGHFSGVLERIMREVEDFQPGLVFVDSFRSVVQSARDDNVGVTHLQEFIQELGSRMATWQATTFLIGEYAQGDVEAHPIITVADGMITLAQSNDDNSTLRKIRVNKMRGQAHMAGAHTMRITDDGIRVYPRVLPPLAEDRRSGTPIDREPRRIPTGVPELDEMLLGGLPQGHTLLASGPTGIGKTILATRFLMAGAAQGEKGVAVYFEKGTSRLRNAELADMVQAGQVAVVETRSLSLSIEELLDDLMEAIDRLGATRVVLDSLSEIELYLAPEARADLRLAVFRTLSALAKRGVSTVVVVGIDEMRGLMRLSPDELCFLTDAVVAMRFAEVGGSLRKFLTVVKVRGCDHSNDVREFHITDRGIDIEPHAAPYEGILTGWPRPRAS from the coding sequence ATGACCGATAAAGTACGCTTGGGGCGCTTGAGCACTGGAGTGCCGGGGCTCGACGTCCTGCTGGGCGGCGGCCTGACCGAGTTCGCCTTCACGCTGATCGCAGGCGCGCCCGGCAGCGGCAAGACCACGCTCGCGCACCACATCATGTTCTCGCTTGCCAGCCAGGAGCGGCGCGCCCTGTTCTTCACCGTGCTGGGCGAGCCGCCGCTGAAGATGCTGCGCTACCAGCAGCAGTTCGCTTTCTTCGACATGGACAAGGTCGGCTCCGCGGTCCGCTACGTCAACCTGGCCGACGACCTGCGCGCCGGCCACTTCAGCGGCGTGCTGGAGCGTATCATGCGCGAGGTCGAGGACTTCCAGCCCGGCCTGGTATTCGTCGACTCGTTCCGCTCGGTCGTGCAGAGCGCGCGCGACGACAACGTCGGCGTGACCCATCTGCAGGAATTCATCCAGGAGCTCGGCTCGCGCATGGCGACCTGGCAGGCCACCACCTTCCTGATCGGCGAGTATGCCCAGGGCGACGTCGAAGCCCATCCGATCATCACCGTGGCCGACGGCATGATCACGCTGGCGCAGTCGAACGACGACAATTCCACGCTGCGCAAGATTCGCGTCAACAAGATGCGCGGCCAGGCCCACATGGCCGGCGCGCACACGATGCGCATCACCGACGACGGCATCCGCGTCTACCCGCGCGTGCTGCCGCCGCTGGCCGAAGACCGCCGCTCCGGCACCCCGATCGACCGTGAGCCGCGCCGGATTCCGACCGGCGTGCCGGAACTGGACGAGATGCTGTTGGGCGGGCTGCCGCAGGGCCATACGCTGCTGGCCTCCGGCCCGACCGGCATCGGCAAGACCATCCTGGCGACGCGCTTCCTGATGGCCGGCGCCGCGCAGGGTGAAAAGGGCGTGGCCGTGTACTTCGAAAAAGGCACCTCGCGCTTGCGCAACGCCGAGCTGGCCGACATGGTCCAGGCCGGCCAGGTCGCCGTGGTCGAGACGCGCTCGCTGTCGCTCAGCATCGAAGAGCTGCTGGACGACCTGATGGAAGCCATCGACCGGCTGGGCGCCACCCGCGTGGTGCTCGACTCGCTGTCCGAGATCGAACTGTACCTCGCGCCCGAGGCGCGCGCCGACCTGCGCCTGGCCGTGTTCCGCACGCTCAGCGCGCTGGCCAAGCGCGGCGTCAGCACCGTGGTCGTGGTCGGGATCGACGAGATGCGCGGCCTGATGCGCCTGAGTCCCGACGAGCTGTGCTTCCTGACCGACGCCGTGGTCGCGATGCGCTTCGCCGAGGTCGGCGGGTCGCTGCGCAAGTTCCTGACCGTCGTGAAGGTGCGTGGGTGCGACCACAGCAACGACGTGCGCGAATTCCATATCACCGACCGCGGTATCGACATCGAGCCGCACGCCGCGCCCTACGAGGGCATCCTGACCGGCTGGCCGCGACCGCGCGCCAGCTGA
- a CDS encoding phosphate/phosphite/phosphonate ABC transporter substrate-binding protein, translating to MSRLLQAGLASLVFGTALAASPPAEAAEPPTYNFSPVNQYNLQVSAGFWNPIIRYVSSKSGVRLNLKLGRTSADTTSYVLAREVDFAFSNHLFSPERQKMGWTVFGRRAGAPVRGQIVVPADSPVRTLEQLGNAQVAFPGPEALIAYKVTYAELMHKNVPVNVVFTGNHDAAFSQLFSGKVKAVGANSQLVQNYSGRENKAFRVLWSSAPFNDLALMASPRVPTDQVRAVAHAFLTMHQDPEGRRILAAAAELVHAPEPVSFVVAGQADYASYRAFYEDAPITLR from the coding sequence ATGTCCAGACTCCTCCAAGCCGGCCTTGCCAGCCTCGTGTTCGGCACGGCGCTCGCCGCTTCGCCGCCCGCCGAGGCCGCCGAGCCGCCGACCTACAACTTTTCGCCGGTCAACCAGTACAACCTGCAGGTGTCGGCCGGTTTCTGGAACCCGATCATCCGCTACGTCTCGAGCAAGAGCGGGGTGCGCCTGAACCTGAAGCTGGGCCGCACCTCGGCCGACACCACCAGCTACGTGCTGGCGCGCGAAGTCGACTTCGCGTTCAGCAACCACTTGTTCAGCCCCGAACGCCAGAAGATGGGCTGGACCGTGTTCGGCCGCCGCGCCGGCGCCCCGGTGCGCGGCCAGATCGTGGTACCGGCCGACTCCCCGGTCAGGACGCTGGAGCAGCTCGGCAACGCCCAGGTCGCCTTCCCGGGTCCGGAGGCGCTGATCGCCTACAAGGTCACCTATGCCGAGCTGATGCACAAGAACGTGCCGGTCAACGTGGTCTTCACGGGCAACCACGACGCCGCGTTCAGCCAGCTGTTTTCCGGCAAGGTCAAGGCCGTGGGCGCCAATTCGCAGCTGGTGCAGAATTACAGCGGGCGCGAAAACAAGGCCTTCCGCGTGCTGTGGAGCTCGGCGCCGTTCAACGACCTCGCGCTGATGGCCTCGCCGCGCGTGCCGACCGACCAGGTGCGCGCCGTGGCGCACGCCTTCCTGACCATGCACCAGGACCCGGAGGGACGCAGGATCCTGGCCGCCGCCGCCGAGCTGGTGCATGCGCCGGAGCCGGTCTCCTTCGTCGTCGCCGGCCAGGCCGACTACGCCAGCTACCGCGCCTTCTACGAAGACGCGCCGATCACCCTGCGCTGA
- a CDS encoding hybrid sensor histidine kinase/response regulator — protein sequence MEQPYDDDPGAPQQRGLPQDFLLNRIHALEARLGQKSEALERAEQEKRRIEEACEQMREANQHLVLATVTAEQLREEAEAANRRQNEFLAMLAHELRNPLSPISMAASLLERSGANPAQLSRLSKVIGRQVEHMAKLLDDLLDAARISSGKIKLAREPLALGEVLQHALDTVQPGIQGRGQAVQVELPDEALVVDGDPVRLAQVFSNLLGNASKYTGDGGQLRLRAYADGDAAVVLVEDNGNGIAPEIIPYLFDLFTQGPRSLARSEGGLGVGLNVVRNLVTMHGGSVEASSAGPGRGSRFTVRLPRSAGVPGGRAPDAAMRCGGPRRVLVVEDNPDTRAMLAACLESAGHEVTTAADGRSGLAAALERPCEVLVCDIGLPGLDGLGLIRTLRAANDGSSPLAIAVSGYGQPEDRARGLEAGFDHYLVKPVSAEALLNVVGAAARV from the coding sequence ATGGAACAGCCATACGACGATGATCCGGGCGCTCCTCAGCAGCGCGGCCTGCCGCAGGACTTTTTGCTCAACCGTATCCACGCGCTCGAAGCCCGGCTAGGGCAAAAGAGCGAGGCGCTGGAGCGGGCCGAGCAGGAAAAGCGCCGCATCGAAGAGGCCTGCGAGCAGATGCGCGAAGCCAACCAGCATCTGGTGCTCGCCACCGTCACCGCCGAGCAGCTGCGCGAAGAGGCCGAGGCCGCCAACCGCCGCCAGAACGAATTCCTGGCGATGCTGGCGCACGAGCTGCGCAACCCGCTCTCGCCGATCAGCATGGCGGCCTCGCTGCTCGAGCGCAGCGGCGCCAATCCGGCCCAGCTGTCGCGCCTGTCGAAGGTGATCGGGCGCCAGGTCGAGCACATGGCCAAGCTGCTGGACGACCTGCTGGATGCCGCGCGCATCAGCAGCGGCAAGATCAAGCTGGCGCGCGAGCCGCTGGCGCTGGGCGAAGTGCTGCAGCACGCGCTCGACACGGTCCAGCCGGGCATCCAGGGTCGTGGCCAGGCCGTGCAGGTCGAACTTCCCGACGAGGCGCTGGTGGTCGACGGCGATCCGGTGCGGCTGGCCCAGGTGTTCAGCAACCTGCTCGGCAACGCCTCCAAGTACACCGGCGACGGCGGCCAGCTGCGCCTGCGCGCCTATGCGGACGGCGATGCCGCCGTGGTGCTGGTCGAGGACAACGGCAACGGCATCGCGCCGGAAATCATCCCCTATCTGTTCGACCTGTTCACGCAGGGGCCGCGCTCGCTGGCGCGCTCGGAGGGCGGGCTGGGCGTGGGCCTGAACGTGGTGCGCAACCTGGTCACGATGCATGGCGGCAGCGTCGAAGCCTCCAGCGCCGGTCCGGGCCGCGGCAGCCGCTTCACGGTGCGCCTGCCGCGCAGCGCCGGCGTGCCGGGCGGGCGGGCACCGGACGCGGCCATGCGCTGCGGCGGTCCGCGCCGCGTGCTGGTGGTGGAAGACAATCCGGACACGCGCGCCATGCTCGCCGCCTGCCTCGAATCGGCCGGCCACGAGGTCACGACCGCGGCCGACGGGCGCAGCGGCCTGGCCGCCGCGCTCGAGCGGCCCTGCGAGGTGCTGGTGTGCGACATCGGCCTGCCGGGCCTGGATGGCCTGGGCCTGATCCGCACGCTGCGCGCCGCCAACGACGGCAGCAGCCCGCTGGCAATCGCCGTCAGCGGCTATGGCCAGCCCGAGGACCGCGCGCGCGGCCTCGAGGCCGGCTTCGACCATTACCTGGTCAAGCCGGTCAGCGCCGAGGCGCTGCTGAACGTGGTCGGGGCCGCGGCGCGGGTGTGA
- a CDS encoding M28 family peptidase, with protein MPPLRPARLPVLSALFAAALLTCAAYAAPQAAAVKPASAPPVLEAPLRAHLAFLSDDLLEGRGTGQHGGALAVRYLETQAAAVGLQPLPGGGYRQKVEMVGEKTLPGSSLRLMAGGKTIDARFGADVVFGNANGQAQTTVDAPLVFVGYGIDAPDERWNDFAGVDLKGKLLVAMVNDPQPTSAEPNRFGGESLTYYGRWTYKFEEAVRQGAAGILLIHTTASASYPWTVPANSFTHEQFHLAGQGNALQGWISEDMARTLFAAAGQDLDALRARAEVRGFRPVDLKATLQASFKSAVRTMVEYNVAGIVPGADPALREQAVVYSAHWDHLGIDPDNGKPDHIWNGAIDNGSGTAALLAMAQAAASHPARRTQIFLWPCAEEQGLLGAAGYVRNPVWPLAKTAADLNLDSLNFVGRTRDIGVPGAERSSLYATSEGVARQMGLTLAAPTPDLGGSYFRADHFEFAKAGVPAFNVGSAVFSGDGKFTFEHDQAGSEAKMRAFTKDYHQVSDEYHPEWDLSGMVQQAQFTLNLGYAVANAPAMPTWKAGDAFGKVKR; from the coding sequence ATGCCCCCTCTCCGCCCTGCCCGCCTGCCCGTCCTGTCCGCCCTATTCGCCGCCGCACTGCTGACCTGCGCCGCCTACGCGGCCCCGCAAGCCGCCGCAGTCAAACCTGCAAGCGCACCACCCGTCCTGGAAGCGCCGCTGCGCGCCCACCTGGCCTTCCTGTCAGACGACCTGCTCGAGGGCCGCGGCACCGGCCAGCACGGCGGCGCGCTCGCGGTGCGCTATCTCGAGACCCAGGCCGCGGCGGTGGGCCTGCAGCCGCTGCCGGGCGGCGGCTACCGCCAGAAGGTCGAGATGGTCGGCGAGAAGACCCTGCCCGGCTCGAGCCTGCGCTTGATGGCCGGCGGCAAGACGATCGACGCGCGCTTCGGCGCCGACGTCGTGTTCGGCAACGCCAACGGCCAGGCGCAGACGACCGTGGACGCGCCGCTGGTGTTCGTCGGCTACGGCATCGACGCGCCGGACGAGCGCTGGAACGACTTCGCCGGCGTCGACCTGAAAGGCAAGCTGCTGGTGGCGATGGTCAACGACCCGCAGCCGACCAGCGCCGAGCCGAACCGCTTCGGCGGCGAGTCGCTGACCTATTACGGCCGCTGGACCTACAAGTTCGAGGAGGCGGTGCGCCAGGGCGCGGCCGGCATCCTGCTGATCCATACCACTGCCTCGGCCTCGTATCCGTGGACGGTGCCGGCCAACAGCTTCACGCACGAGCAGTTCCACCTGGCCGGCCAGGGCAACGCGCTGCAGGGCTGGATCAGCGAAGACATGGCGCGCACGCTGTTTGCCGCCGCCGGCCAGGACCTGGACGCCTTGCGCGCCCGGGCCGAGGTGCGCGGCTTCCGGCCGGTCGACCTGAAGGCGACGCTGCAGGCCTCGTTCAAGAGCGCGGTGCGCACCATGGTCGAATACAACGTGGCCGGCATCGTGCCCGGCGCCGACCCGGCGCTGCGCGAGCAGGCGGTGGTCTACTCGGCGCACTGGGACCACCTCGGCATCGACCCCGACAACGGCAAGCCGGACCACATCTGGAACGGCGCCATCGACAACGGCTCGGGCACCGCCGCCCTGCTGGCGATGGCGCAGGCCGCGGCCAGCCATCCGGCGCGCCGCACCCAGATCTTCCTGTGGCCCTGCGCCGAGGAACAGGGCCTGCTCGGCGCCGCCGGCTACGTGCGCAACCCGGTCTGGCCGCTGGCCAAGACCGCGGCCGACCTGAACCTGGACAGCCTGAATTTCGTGGGCCGCACGCGCGACATCGGCGTGCCCGGCGCCGAGCGCAGCTCGCTATACGCCACCTCGGAGGGAGTCGCCAGACAGATGGGCCTCACGCTGGCGGCGCCGACCCCGGACCTGGGCGGCTCCTACTTCCGCGCCGACCACTTCGAGTTCGCCAAGGCCGGCGTGCCGGCCTTTAACGTCGGCTCGGCCGTGTTCTCGGGCGACGGCAAGTTCACCTTCGAGCACGACCAGGCCGGCTCCGAGGCGAAGATGCGCGCCTTTACCAAGGATTATCACCAGGTCAGCGACGAGTACCATCCGGAATGGGACCTGTCGGGCATGGTCCAGCAGGCGCAATTCACGCTCAACCTCGGCTACGCGGTCGCCAACGCCCCGGCCATGCCGACCTGGAAAGCCGGCGACGCCTTCGGCAAGGTGAAGCGCTGA